The following are encoded in a window of Arctopsyche grandis isolate Sample6627 chromosome 4, ASM5162203v2, whole genome shotgun sequence genomic DNA:
- the LOC143911231 gene encoding serine/threonine-protein phosphatase PP1-beta catalytic subunit — translation MSDEVDVDALILRLLEVRGCRPGKTVHMTEAEVRGLCVSSREIFLQQPILLELEAPLKICGDIHGQYTDLLRLFEYGGFPPEANYLFLGDYVDRGKQSLETICLLLAYKIKYPENFFLLRGNHECASINRIYGFYDECKRRFSVKLWKTFTDCFNCLPIAAIVDEKIFCCHGGLSPDLQNMEQIRRIMRPTDVPDTGLLCDLLWSDPEKDIKGWGENDRGVSFTFGPDIVNKFLHRHDLDLICRAHQVVEDGYEFFAKRQLVTLFSAPNYCGEFDNAGGMMSVDESLMCSFQILRPSEKKAKYMYSKIHGNRPSTADANAAKSTAKKK, via the coding sequence ATGTCGGACGAAGTGGACGTGGACGCGCTGATCCTGCGGCTGCTGGAAGTGCGCGGATGTCGGCCGGGAAAAACCGTCCACATGACGGAAGCGGAAGTGAGAGGCCTCTGCGTGTCTTCCCGCGAAATCTTCCTGCAGCAGCCCATCCTGCTGGAGCTGGAGGCGCCGCTGAAGATCTGCGGCGACATCCACGGCCAGTACACGGACCTGCTGCGACTCTTCGAATACGGCGGCTTCCCCCCCGAGGCCAACTACCTCTTCCTCGGCGACTACGTCGACAGAGGGAAGCAATCCCTGGAGACCATCTGCCTCCTGCTGGCCTACAAGATCAAATACCCTGAGAACTTCTTCCTGCTGCGCGGCAACCACGAGTGCGCCAGCATCAACCGCATCTACGGCTTCTACGACGAGTGCAAGCGTCGCTTCAGCGTCAAGCTCTGGAAGACCTTCACCGACTGCTTCAACTGCCTGCCCATAGCGGCCATCGTCGACGAGAAGATCTTCTGCTGCCACGGCGGCCTCTCCCCCGACCTGCAGAACATGGAGCAGATCCGTCGCATCATGCGGCCCACCGACGTCCCCGACACCGGCCTCCTCTGCGACCTCCTCTGGTCTGACCCCGAGAAAGACATCAAGGGCTGGGGGGAGAACGACCGCGGCGTCTCGTTCACGTTCGGCCCCGACATCGTCAACAAATTTCTACACAGGCACGACTTGGACTTGATATGCCGAGCCCATCAAGTCGTAGAAGACGGGTATGAGTTCTTCGCCAAACGTCAACTGGTCACTCTGTTCTCCGCTCCCAACTACTGcggagagttcgacaatgctgGCGGGATGATGTCCGTCGACGAGTCGCTCATGTGCTCGTTCCAGATACTGAGGCCGTCCGAGAAGAAGGCCAAATACATGTACAGCAAGATCCATGGCAACAGACCGTCGACGGCGGACGCCAACGCCGCAAAGTCCACCGCCAAGAAGAAATAA